A genome region from Syntrophorhabdaceae bacterium includes the following:
- a CDS encoding HDOD domain-containing protein — translation MITDFAKKLETVINFIPPIPLVIVELLKALDDENTNMNAIARIIAKDPPMSMNVLKVANSAFYRLTNKVANVDRAVRMLGVKEIGMICVSCGAYQALKPPVDAGTFDMQEFWKHSVATGVIAKKICRELAVGDGNTIYFGGLLHDIGKVVLDRFAHEVYRIVIQVTHEECVPMIEVEKRIIGESHDTIGGMIMDRWRFPFTLADVARYHHAISRCSEETRATVAVCALADELARVRYFGFGGDRGGIVLEETDAFRALSEISPGISTVDFFKFVCDLEAVDEEIFEMQTILTA, via the coding sequence GTGATAACGGATTTTGCAAAGAAACTCGAGACGGTCATTAATTTCATTCCACCCATTCCTCTTGTCATCGTGGAACTTCTCAAGGCACTGGATGACGAGAACACGAACATGAACGCCATAGCCAGGATAATTGCGAAGGACCCGCCGATGAGCATGAACGTCCTCAAGGTAGCCAATTCCGCCTTTTATCGCCTGACCAACAAAGTTGCCAATGTTGACCGCGCCGTAAGGATGCTCGGCGTGAAGGAGATTGGAATGATCTGCGTTTCCTGCGGGGCGTATCAGGCGCTGAAACCCCCGGTGGATGCGGGGACATTCGACATGCAGGAATTCTGGAAGCACTCCGTCGCCACGGGCGTTATCGCGAAGAAGATATGCCGGGAACTGGCTGTCGGTGATGGGAACACAATATATTTCGGCGGCCTCCTTCACGATATCGGCAAGGTGGTGCTTGACCGTTTTGCCCACGAAGTGTACAGGATCGTGATACAGGTTACGCACGAGGAATGCGTCCCCATGATCGAGGTGGAAAAGAGGATCATCGGAGAATCACACGATACCATAGGCGGGATGATCATGGACAGGTGGAGATTCCCCTTCACCCTCGCGGACGTGGCACGATATCACCATGCTATTTCCCGGTGCTCTGAAGAGACGCGCGCCACCGTTGCCGTTTGTGCCCTTGCCGACGAACTGGCACGGGTGAGATACTTCGGTTTCGGCGGTGACAGAGGCGGGATAGTTCTTGAGGAAACGGATGCTTTCCGGGCCCTGTCCGAGATCTCGCCGGGCATCTCCACCGTTGACTTCTTCAAGTTCGTTTGTGATCTCGAGGCGGTTGACGAGGAGATCTTCGAGATGCAAACGATCCTGACAGCCTAG
- a CDS encoding tetratricopeptide repeat protein — MMIRTGRMQRVIIRSGTLFVLVSLLFLCACNVSYLEKFGEFDAAQGNYEEALKDFTRAIRYAPRDPVPYAARGYIYQKMGRHDEAIADYAKAIELDPTDDELYLVRGIAYSLKGDQDRAIVDYSKAIEIDPRNGDAYFNRAQAYEAKGNGEQAVKDYQGAARVGNPRAQGVLMARKIAW, encoded by the coding sequence ATGATGATCCGGACAGGAAGAATGCAGAGAGTCATAATTCGCTCAGGCACATTGTTTGTGCTGGTCTCACTTTTGTTCCTTTGCGCCTGCAACGTGTCCTATCTCGAGAAGTTCGGGGAATTTGACGCGGCTCAGGGAAACTATGAAGAGGCCCTGAAAGACTTCACCAGGGCCATCCGCTATGCCCCGAGAGATCCCGTGCCCTATGCGGCACGGGGGTATATATATCAAAAGATGGGCAGGCATGATGAGGCCATCGCCGATTACGCCAAAGCGATTGAGCTCGATCCCACGGATGATGAACTCTATCTCGTGCGGGGCATCGCCTATTCGCTCAAAGGTGATCAGGACCGGGCGATAGTCGATTACTCGAAAGCCATAGAGATAGACCCACGCAACGGGGATGCGTACTTCAATCGGGCCCAGGCCTACGAAGCCAAAGGAAACGGCGAACAGGCAGTGAAAGATTACCAGGGCGCCGCCCGCGTGGGCAACCCTCGTGCGCAGGGGGTGCTCATGGCGAGGAAGATAGCGTGGTAA
- a CDS encoding VIT domain-containing protein: MKGASVFLLFFIVLCSLFFLPGLSHTQKVEEGADKTLSPYFFVKSDDPKLDQLPLKSTSAVVNISGVIADVTVTQVYKNEGKKALEAIYVFPASTRAAVYGMKMVIGKRVIEAKIKKRDEARKDYEDAKKQGKSASLLEQQRPNVFQMNVANIMPGDEIRVELKYTELLVPADRIYEFAYPTVVGPRYSNKPDNGSLPSEKWVQNPYLREGEKPTYTFDMTVNIAAGMPIKELASTSHKVNTAFKGPANAKVTLDRSDRSGGNKDYILRWRLAGDKIQSGLLLYEGEKENFFLYMLQPPKRVKTAEIPGREYIFVVDVSGSMHGFPLDISKRLLRNLIGNLRPTDTFNVLLFSGGSRLMSERSVAATKENVDNAINIIDRQHGGGGTELLPALDRVLKLPKLENYSRSVIVVTDGYVRVEEEVFDLIRTHLNDANMFAFGIGSSVNRHIIEGMARVGMGEPLVITKPADAPAQADRFRAMIESPVLTKIKVNFNGFSAYDVEPPSVPDVLADRPVVIFGKWKGSAKGTITVTGTSGSGKFTQSTDVAAARPMKENVALRYLWARHRITLLSDYNKLRSNDKRVGEVTELGLSYNLLTAYTSFVAVDNQVRNTGEKPATVNQPLPLPEGVSGYAVGGGQMKTMAMAPPAYPSQYSRPGRMETGLKADVPAKDGEKRKAPASPTVSIGEVSVSGGIGKQAALETIRKSERDIAACCAGIMGPVSYVVTLTVNSDGTVKDVKFKTPKSGSLEKCIMAVMKRLKFARTQDGKEAVININLVVKP; this comes from the coding sequence ATGAAAGGTGCTTCGGTTTTTCTTCTCTTCTTCATTGTACTATGTTCCCTTTTCTTCCTTCCCGGCCTGTCCCACACGCAGAAGGTGGAAGAGGGGGCGGACAAGACCCTCTCTCCCTATTTCTTCGTCAAGAGTGATGACCCAAAGCTTGACCAGCTGCCTCTCAAATCCACATCCGCCGTGGTTAATATTTCAGGCGTCATTGCCGACGTGACGGTGACACAGGTGTACAAGAACGAAGGCAAGAAGGCCCTGGAGGCGATCTATGTCTTTCCGGCCTCCACCCGAGCCGCCGTGTACGGCATGAAGATGGTGATCGGCAAGCGCGTCATCGAAGCGAAGATCAAGAAGCGCGATGAGGCCCGCAAGGATTACGAAGATGCAAAAAAACAGGGCAAGAGCGCATCTCTTCTGGAACAGCAAAGACCGAACGTTTTTCAGATGAACGTTGCGAACATCATGCCGGGCGATGAGATACGCGTGGAACTGAAATATACGGAGCTCCTCGTCCCTGCGGACAGGATCTATGAGTTTGCCTATCCCACCGTTGTCGGCCCGCGTTACTCGAACAAGCCGGACAACGGGTCATTGCCTTCCGAAAAATGGGTGCAGAACCCTTATCTGCGCGAAGGTGAAAAGCCCACGTACACCTTTGATATGACAGTCAACATCGCCGCCGGTATGCCCATCAAGGAACTCGCCTCCACCTCCCACAAGGTGAATACGGCCTTCAAGGGTCCCGCAAATGCAAAAGTGACCCTTGACAGATCAGACAGGAGCGGGGGCAACAAGGACTATATACTTCGCTGGCGCCTCGCCGGAGACAAGATACAATCGGGCCTTCTCCTCTACGAGGGTGAAAAGGAAAATTTCTTCCTCTACATGCTGCAGCCTCCCAAAAGGGTTAAGACCGCCGAGATACCGGGCAGGGAGTATATCTTTGTCGTGGACGTTTCCGGTTCCATGCACGGCTTTCCTCTCGACATATCGAAAAGACTGCTCAGGAATCTCATCGGCAACCTCCGTCCCACCGATACGTTTAACGTGCTCCTGTTCTCCGGCGGCTCGAGGCTCATGTCCGAAAGGTCTGTGGCGGCGACAAAGGAGAATGTGGACAATGCCATCAACATCATCGACCGTCAGCACGGCGGGGGAGGCACGGAACTTCTGCCGGCGCTGGACCGCGTCCTCAAGCTCCCCAAACTCGAAAACTATTCCCGAAGTGTCATAGTCGTCACCGACGGATACGTCAGGGTCGAGGAAGAGGTTTTCGATCTTATCCGCACCCATTTGAACGATGCGAACATGTTCGCCTTCGGTATCGGCAGTTCCGTAAACCGTCACATCATCGAAGGCATGGCCCGCGTTGGGATGGGTGAACCTCTTGTCATCACGAAGCCCGCAGACGCGCCGGCCCAGGCAGACCGTTTCCGCGCGATGATAGAGTCGCCGGTCCTGACGAAAATCAAGGTGAATTTCAACGGATTTTCCGCCTATGACGTGGAGCCTCCCTCGGTCCCCGACGTTCTTGCCGATCGCCCGGTCGTAATCTTCGGTAAATGGAAAGGGAGTGCGAAAGGCACCATAACAGTGACCGGTACCTCGGGAAGCGGGAAGTTCACACAGTCCACCGATGTCGCGGCAGCGAGACCGATGAAGGAGAATGTTGCATTGCGGTATCTCTGGGCACGTCATCGCATAACGCTCCTGTCGGACTACAACAAGCTTCGCTCCAATGACAAACGTGTCGGGGAAGTGACCGAACTCGGCCTTAGCTATAACCTCCTGACGGCCTACACCTCTTTCGTTGCTGTCGACAACCAGGTGAGGAACACGGGCGAGAAACCGGCGACAGTGAACCAGCCGCTGCCTTTGCCCGAGGGTGTCTCGGGTTATGCGGTCGGGGGCGGCCAGATGAAAACTATGGCAATGGCGCCGCCGGCGTATCCATCCCAGTATTCTCGTCCGGGGCGTATGGAAACGGGTCTCAAGGCAGACGTCCCGGCGAAAGACGGTGAGAAGAGGAAAGCGCCCGCCAGCCCGACGGTCTCAATTGGTGAGGTTTCGGTATCGGGCGGTATCGGGAAACAGGCAGCGCTGGAAACCATAAGGAAGAGCGAGCGTGATATCGCGGCATGTTGCGCCGGCATCATGGGCCCCGTCAGTTATGTTGTAACGTTGACCGTAAATTCCGACGGGACCGTGAAGGACGTAAAGTTCAAGACCCCGAAGAGCGGTTCCCTGGAAAAATGCATAATGGCAGTCATGAAGCGGCTCAAATTTGCACGGACCCAGGACGGCAAGGAAGCAGTGATTAACATCAATCTTGTGGTCAAACCCTGA
- a CDS encoding NUDIX hydrolase, whose amino-acid sequence MIKEWELLESKVDRDYRVFRIQSELAVSPRTKKVGTFYTIDTRDWVNVIPVTPEGKIVMIKQYRHGSKEVTLEIPGGLVDEEDAGEAAQRELLEETGYAGDSVQLLGFVNPNPAIFNNRCYTYLIENAREISEKALDPDEDIEVVLMSSDEIPPIIAGGGINHSLVIVAFHFYFMKKLCSQ is encoded by the coding sequence ATGATCAAGGAATGGGAACTTCTCGAATCGAAGGTGGACAGGGATTATCGCGTGTTCCGGATACAATCGGAACTTGCCGTGTCTCCGAGGACGAAAAAGGTCGGCACGTTCTACACGATCGACACCCGCGACTGGGTCAATGTCATACCCGTGACTCCCGAGGGCAAGATCGTGATGATCAAGCAGTACAGGCACGGTTCCAAAGAGGTGACACTCGAGATACCCGGCGGGCTCGTGGATGAGGAAGACGCCGGCGAGGCGGCGCAGCGGGAATTGCTCGAGGAGACGGGATACGCAGGCGACAGTGTCCAGCTTCTTGGCTTTGTAAACCCCAACCCTGCCATATTCAACAACCGCTGCTATACCTACCTGATAGAGAATGCCCGGGAGATATCGGAAAAGGCGCTTGACCCCGACGAGGACATCGAAGTGGTGCTTATGTCTTCGGACGAGATCCCGCCCATCATAGCGGGCGGAGGCATAAATCATTCCCTTGTGATCGTTGCCTTTCACTTCTATTTCATGAAGAAGCTGTGCTCGCAATGA
- the mobB gene encoding molybdopterin-guanine dinucleotide biosynthesis protein B, with amino-acid sequence MTKAGSKKSPVIGIAGRSGSGKTTLIERLLPLFRGQGLRVAVIKHTHHELEFDVPGKDSYRFKHAGAATSILVSRTGLGVVKDFEDEPSLDDIIALYAMDMDMVVVEGFKHERSPKIEVFTADRGEPPLCLSGDDGFIAIVTDEDIDVPLPRFSRNDIPAIAQFITSHILSRGIP; translated from the coding sequence ATGACGAAGGCAGGGTCGAAAAAAAGTCCTGTCATCGGCATTGCAGGCAGGTCAGGAAGCGGCAAGACGACCCTCATAGAAAGGCTCCTTCCTCTATTCAGGGGACAGGGCCTGCGCGTTGCCGTCATCAAACATACCCACCACGAACTTGAGTTCGATGTCCCCGGGAAGGATTCATACCGGTTCAAACACGCCGGCGCGGCCACTTCCATTCTCGTGTCCCGAACGGGGCTGGGGGTCGTGAAGGACTTTGAGGATGAACCATCCCTTGATGATATCATCGCGCTCTATGCCATGGATATGGACATGGTGGTGGTGGAAGGATTCAAGCATGAAAGGTCACCGAAGATCGAGGTCTTCACCGCGGACCGGGGTGAGCCGCCGCTTTGTCTTTCCGGTGACGATGGATTCATAGCCATCGTCACCGACGAGGACATCGACGTTCCCCTGCCGCGCTTTTCCCGCAACGACATCCCCGCCATAGCCCAATTCATAACTTCGCACATCCTGAGCAGGGGCATTCCATGA
- the recO gene encoding DNA repair protein RecO — protein MSLHKDEAIVLSKRAYGESDRIIHLLTLQAGKVSAIAKGAGKSQKRFMNTLEPFNHIRVEYFDKHGRGMVRIDNADLLVSNNGIEINIRRICGASFFAEFVDRLTREREPHGALFAALKKFIDLVRARDPVYTDILHYQLLMLDILGYHPNFDTCVYCGADMAEGEKLYFSRERGGILCGTCARSLPHRRCAQGLIPGFLAAKAMQNGFATPALEHEAQEIMEGFITYHIDVDFRSYRLLKSLMF, from the coding sequence ATGTCTCTTCATAAGGATGAGGCAATAGTCCTTTCTAAGCGTGCCTACGGTGAATCGGACAGGATCATCCACCTCTTAACCCTTCAGGCCGGAAAGGTGTCCGCCATCGCAAAGGGGGCGGGCAAGAGCCAGAAGCGATTCATGAATACCCTCGAACCCTTCAATCATATCCGCGTCGAGTACTTCGACAAGCACGGCCGCGGTATGGTGCGTATAGACAACGCCGATCTCCTTGTGTCCAACAACGGCATCGAGATAAATATAAGAAGGATCTGCGGCGCATCCTTCTTTGCTGAATTCGTGGACAGGCTCACCAGGGAAAGAGAGCCCCATGGCGCACTTTTCGCCGCGTTGAAGAAGTTCATTGACCTTGTGAGGGCCAGGGACCCCGTCTATACCGACATCCTCCACTATCAGCTTCTCATGCTCGATATCCTGGGCTACCACCCTAATTTCGATACCTGTGTCTATTGCGGCGCCGACATGGCGGAGGGCGAAAAACTCTATTTTTCACGTGAACGGGGCGGTATCCTCTGCGGCACGTGCGCACGATCCCTTCCCCACAGACGATGCGCGCAGGGCCTCATACCGGGCTTTCTTGCAGCGAAGGCCATGCAAAACGGTTTTGCGACACCTGCCCTCGAACACGAAGCTCAAGAAATAATGGAAGGCTTCATAACATACCACATAGACGTAGACTTCAGGTCCTACCGGCTCCTGAAGAGTCTGATGTTCTAA